Proteins encoded in a region of the Clostridium beijerinckii genome:
- a CDS encoding thiazole synthase, which produces MKKDVLTLGGHEFSSRFILGSGKYNLNLIKAAVENAGAQMITLALRRANTSGGENILDFIPEGVTLLPNTSGARNAEEAVRIARLARAMNCGDFVKVEIIHDSKYLLPDNYETIKATEILAKEGFIVMPYMHADLNVARDLVNAGAACIMPLASPIGSNKGLATKEFIKILVDEIDLPIIVDAGIGRPSQACEAMEMGVAAVMANTAIATAGDIPAMAGAFKQAIEAGRAAYLSGLGRVLDKGASASSPLTGFLED; this is translated from the coding sequence ATGAAAAAAGATGTATTAACACTTGGGGGACACGAATTCTCATCACGATTCATACTAGGTTCTGGAAAATATAATTTGAATTTAATTAAGGCTGCAGTTGAGAATGCAGGCGCACAGATGATTACTTTGGCATTAAGACGCGCTAATACAAGCGGAGGTGAAAATATTTTGGATTTTATTCCAGAAGGTGTTACATTGCTTCCAAATACATCTGGGGCAAGGAATGCAGAAGAAGCAGTTAGAATTGCAAGACTTGCAAGGGCTATGAATTGTGGTGACTTTGTAAAAGTTGAAATAATTCATGATTCAAAATATTTGCTTCCAGATAATTATGAGACTATTAAAGCAACTGAAATTCTTGCTAAAGAAGGCTTTATAGTAATGCCATATATGCATGCAGATTTAAATGTGGCTCGTGATCTAGTTAATGCTGGAGCAGCATGTATTATGCCTCTTGCATCACCGATTGGATCTAATAAAGGTTTAGCTACAAAAGAATTTATAAAAATATTAGTAGATGAAATAGATCTTCCAATTATTGTGGATGCAGGTATTGGGCGACCATCTCAAGCTTGTGAAGCTATGGAAATGGGAGTAGCAGCAGTTATGGCTAATACTGCAATTGCGACAGCTGGTGATATTCCAGCTATGGCAGGAGCATTTAAACAAGCAATTGAAGCAGGACGTGCAGCATATCTTTCAGGACTAGGTAGAGTTCTAGATAAAGGTGCTTCTGCGTCTTCACCATTAACTGGATTTTTAGAAGATTAG